Proteins encoded within one genomic window of Amycolatopsis nigrescens CSC17Ta-90:
- a CDS encoding alpha-L-fucosidase → MRRFACLLAVFGLAVAGLAPAAAAQAPRQSQPSQSPFADGIDGVVPQSTDERIAAWQRMQYGMFIHWGVYSQLGGVWRGEPVTKGYSEQIQMWANISRADYAAVAAGFAAERFDPAAICSTAKQAGMRYVVITSKHHDGFAMFDTATTDYDIVDRSAFGKDPLRLLSDECRRQGLGFGVYFSLVDWHAGHAFDGNNENPVPASMEPMIEGQLRELMTNYGDIAEVWFDMSAPTVEQSRRFAGIVHELQPRAVVNSRVWNNQGDFRVMGDNEIPGFALDGAWQTPASIYHETWGYRSWQERTDRPGKVRELVRGMVGVRAHGGNYLLNIGPRGDGSVVGFEADVLRDIGGWLGRHPGAVLGASATRFGELPWGETTVHGRDLYLHVTDWPKDGKLVLPGLVTRPQRVLADGSGERLRWRHTDGTLTVELPESPTDEVLPVLKVELAGPLRITPETVAAQGPSGQWTLEPQAWQQGRSYTDDGSYSSTRQTVVRRTAYLRGGRPGAYSLKLSGTAQPEAKYAVAVGGQRRVVTGAQLTGGSVGPFFVFGHGVLPVTITRSEPANAGQDLGLTLDGAVLG, encoded by the coding sequence ATGCGCCGGTTCGCCTGCTTGCTCGCGGTTTTCGGACTGGCCGTAGCCGGGCTCGCACCGGCCGCCGCCGCACAGGCGCCCCGGCAGTCGCAGCCGTCGCAGTCACCGTTCGCGGACGGCATCGACGGCGTGGTCCCGCAGAGCACCGACGAGCGGATCGCGGCCTGGCAGCGGATGCAGTACGGCATGTTCATCCACTGGGGCGTGTACTCGCAGCTCGGCGGCGTCTGGCGGGGCGAGCCGGTGACCAAGGGCTACAGCGAGCAGATCCAGATGTGGGCGAACATCTCCCGGGCGGACTACGCCGCCGTGGCGGCCGGGTTCGCCGCGGAACGGTTCGACCCGGCCGCGATCTGCTCGACCGCCAAGCAGGCCGGCATGCGTTACGTGGTGATCACCAGCAAGCACCACGACGGGTTCGCCATGTTCGACACCGCCACCACCGACTACGACATCGTGGACCGCTCGGCCTTCGGCAAGGACCCGCTGCGCCTGCTGTCCGACGAATGCCGGCGCCAGGGGCTCGGTTTCGGCGTCTACTTCTCCCTGGTGGACTGGCACGCCGGGCACGCGTTCGACGGGAACAACGAGAACCCGGTCCCGGCGTCGATGGAGCCGATGATCGAAGGTCAGCTGCGCGAGCTGATGACGAACTACGGCGACATCGCAGAGGTGTGGTTCGACATGTCCGCGCCCACCGTCGAGCAGAGCCGCCGGTTCGCCGGGATCGTGCACGAGCTGCAACCGCGTGCGGTGGTGAACAGCCGGGTGTGGAACAACCAGGGCGACTTCCGGGTGATGGGGGACAACGAGATTCCCGGTTTCGCGCTGGACGGGGCCTGGCAGACGCCGGCTTCGATCTACCACGAGACCTGGGGCTACCGGAGCTGGCAGGAGCGGACCGACCGGCCGGGCAAGGTGCGCGAACTGGTGCGCGGCATGGTCGGGGTGCGCGCGCACGGCGGCAACTACCTGCTCAACATCGGGCCGCGCGGGGACGGCTCGGTGGTCGGGTTCGAGGCCGACGTGCTGCGCGACATCGGCGGCTGGCTCGGTCGGCATCCCGGTGCGGTGCTCGGCGCGTCGGCCACCAGGTTCGGCGAGTTGCCGTGGGGCGAGACGACCGTGCACGGCCGCGATCTGTACCTGCACGTCACCGACTGGCCGAAGGACGGCAAGCTGGTGCTGCCCGGTCTGGTGACCCGCCCGCAACGGGTGCTGGCCGATGGTTCCGGTGAGCGGCTGCGCTGGCGGCACACCGACGGCACGCTCACCGTCGAGCTGCCGGAGTCGCCCACCGACGAGGTGCTGCCGGTGCTCAAGGTCGAGCTGGCAGGGCCGCTCCGGATCACCCCGGAAACCGTTGCCGCGCAAGGCCCTTCCGGCCAGTGGACGCTCGAACCACAGGCGTGGCAGCAGGGCCGCAGCTACACCGACGACGGCAGCTATTCCTCCACCCGGCAGACCGTCGTCCGCCGCACCGCCTATCTGCGAGGAGGACGGCCCGGTGCCTATTCGCTGAAGCTGAGCGGTACCGCGCAGCCGGAGGCGAAATACGCCGTGGCGGTCGGCGGGCAGCGGCGCGTGGTCACCGGCGCCCAGCTGACCGGCGGCTCGGTGGGGCCGTTCTTCGTGTTCGGCCACGGCGTGCTGCCGGTGACGATCACCCGGTCCGAGCCGGCCAACGCCGGTCAGGATCTCGGTCTAACCCTGGACGGCGCCGTGCTCGGCTGA
- a CDS encoding toll/interleukin-1 receptor domain-containing protein: MTESRYHAFISYRSTARRAAKRLKHDLYAIAKRHAAGTGFAVYLDTSDLRPGPLSEEILTAVAQSRCLIVLLDRTTVESSWVAQEISHWLDSGGSPERLFLVRLDPELNLDWDPARGTFREPDALPAPLRELFEVEQKWIELADRSLFRGHEGLAALCAALMDVDANEYLLEEATYQRGRTRTITAVAVVMTLLFGAAAIGAIAAVNNQREAERNAEQARAQADASEALLAAEDSPTLAIERALRAARRDDGPTVRSAMLAVSQAARRLQRALVYPEAETGHPATGTSFSADGARLVAWGAGRERDTSALRVWEVDTGRVAATVTTDVTDLRDITFLGSNHLAACSAAGPVLIELAAAKTTRLGPPGRTACEVHSFADGVILLNGGGTAYLVDVRGTTVTFDGVDSVAAHPKARAAVVAGPAGVAVVAGGKRLPLTASAAWSARFADGHGGFLVASGAREWGVVTLQGGVPSLRTWTVPADAADVAPLLKSNRLTGDLAWITADGTIGWTRDDRRTKVEDPDGYPRSIPLPTRLEPLASENFVALHDDDAAVVRSPGELPPNAEEAWTQVAVKDWIVAHDGGPPEPIAARCAERSEVMIHTDVPENGSLLIDGNARTDRIDGRGEFTGRIDGQCDAVAIGRSLSAIPQLGDEPVVLRGTLVADTVAVAPVGDRVALLKPGFAIEILSTLTADSLPKPWDVTTEQGGAVTALGERQVFPRSEELVIAGATGVVDRVPLPASAELLAARPDGTGAALAEYGSKRAWLVDGRTVLPSDACTDKSVSYLPGPDFATSRADAEAQIPVARVDDSQYLDCRDGRTVSSGPRPEILSYEIGAGTGRIVARAGNRTTVTTWPRDGGSGVTTMDGPPLLDERSATSFDEAGRLALTYTPGARDVTLYRRDTDGWTRRLNLATRLPRIAAAQTVDGGTLVLAVSTTGGFELFDAETGRLLAADLGLSLGQAEVEQISSRRAGDMLSVSLRHKGSTRMEGTIRIPVGVPALKRQLCSLHPAADCP, from the coding sequence GTGACGGAAAGCCGCTACCACGCGTTCATCAGCTACCGCAGCACCGCGCGACGGGCGGCCAAACGCCTCAAACACGATCTGTACGCGATCGCGAAGCGGCATGCCGCGGGCACCGGGTTCGCGGTTTACCTGGACACGTCCGATCTCAGGCCTGGGCCGCTGAGCGAGGAGATTCTCACCGCCGTCGCGCAGTCGCGGTGCCTCATCGTGCTGCTGGACCGCACGACCGTCGAGTCCAGCTGGGTGGCGCAGGAGATCTCGCACTGGCTGGACAGCGGCGGCTCGCCGGAACGGCTTTTCCTGGTGCGCCTTGACCCGGAGCTGAACCTGGACTGGGACCCCGCTCGCGGCACGTTCCGCGAGCCGGACGCGCTTCCCGCCCCGCTGCGCGAGCTGTTCGAGGTCGAGCAGAAGTGGATCGAGCTCGCCGACCGGTCGCTGTTCCGCGGGCACGAAGGGCTGGCCGCACTCTGCGCGGCGCTGATGGACGTCGACGCCAACGAATATCTCCTCGAAGAGGCGACGTATCAGCGCGGCCGGACCCGCACCATCACCGCGGTCGCGGTCGTGATGACCTTGCTGTTCGGGGCCGCGGCCATCGGTGCGATCGCGGCGGTCAACAACCAGCGCGAGGCGGAGCGCAACGCCGAGCAGGCGCGCGCACAGGCCGACGCCTCCGAGGCACTGCTGGCCGCGGAGGATTCCCCCACGCTGGCCATCGAACGCGCGCTGCGCGCCGCCCGGCGCGACGACGGTCCCACCGTCCGGTCGGCCATGCTCGCCGTGTCGCAGGCCGCGCGGCGGCTGCAGCGTGCGCTGGTGTACCCGGAGGCGGAGACCGGGCATCCGGCCACCGGGACGAGCTTCTCCGCGGACGGCGCCAGGCTGGTGGCCTGGGGCGCGGGCCGGGAGCGGGACACCTCGGCGTTGCGGGTGTGGGAGGTCGACACCGGCAGGGTCGCGGCGACCGTGACCACCGACGTCACCGACCTCCGGGACATCACCTTCCTCGGCAGCAACCACCTCGCGGCGTGCAGCGCCGCCGGGCCGGTCCTGATCGAGCTGGCGGCGGCGAAGACCACCCGTCTCGGCCCACCGGGGCGAACCGCCTGCGAGGTCCATTCGTTCGCCGACGGGGTGATCCTGCTGAACGGGGGAGGGACGGCGTATTTGGTCGATGTTCGCGGAACCACGGTGACTTTCGACGGCGTGGACAGCGTCGCCGCCCACCCGAAGGCCAGGGCCGCGGTCGTCGCGGGCCCGGCCGGGGTCGCCGTGGTGGCGGGCGGTAAGCGGCTGCCGCTCACGGCCTCGGCCGCCTGGTCCGCCAGGTTCGCCGACGGCCACGGTGGTTTCCTCGTCGCGTCGGGCGCCCGAGAGTGGGGCGTGGTCACGCTGCAGGGCGGCGTCCCAAGCCTGCGGACGTGGACGGTTCCCGCCGACGCGGCCGACGTCGCTCCGCTGCTGAAATCCAACCGGCTGACCGGCGATCTCGCGTGGATCACCGCCGACGGAACCATCGGCTGGACCCGCGACGACCGGCGGACCAAGGTCGAAGATCCCGACGGGTACCCGCGCTCGATTCCCTTACCCACCCGCCTCGAACCGCTGGCGTCCGAAAACTTCGTCGCGCTCCACGATGACGACGCCGCGGTCGTGCGGTCGCCGGGCGAGCTGCCGCCCAACGCGGAGGAGGCGTGGACACAGGTCGCGGTGAAGGACTGGATCGTCGCGCACGACGGCGGTCCTCCCGAACCGATCGCCGCCCGATGCGCGGAACGTTCCGAGGTGATGATCCACACCGACGTGCCCGAAAACGGGTCGCTGCTCATCGACGGTAACGCGCGGACCGACCGCATCGACGGCCGAGGCGAGTTCACCGGACGGATCGACGGCCAGTGCGATGCGGTCGCCATCGGCCGCTCCCTGTCGGCGATTCCGCAGCTCGGGGACGAGCCGGTCGTGCTTCGCGGCACGCTGGTCGCGGACACCGTCGCCGTGGCGCCGGTCGGGGACCGGGTGGCACTGCTGAAACCGGGGTTCGCCATCGAGATCCTGTCCACCCTGACCGCGGATTCGCTGCCGAAACCGTGGGATGTCACCACCGAGCAGGGCGGTGCCGTGACGGCACTCGGCGAGCGGCAGGTCTTCCCGCGCAGCGAAGAACTCGTGATCGCGGGCGCCACCGGCGTCGTCGACCGGGTGCCGCTGCCCGCCTCCGCCGAGCTGCTCGCCGCCAGACCGGACGGCACCGGAGCGGCCCTCGCCGAGTACGGCTCGAAGCGGGCCTGGCTGGTCGATGGCCGCACGGTGCTGCCATCGGACGCCTGCACGGACAAGAGCGTGTCGTACTTGCCGGGACCGGATTTCGCCACTTCGCGAGCCGACGCCGAGGCGCAGATCCCGGTGGCACGCGTGGACGACAGCCAGTACCTCGACTGCCGGGACGGGCGGACCGTGTCCAGCGGCCCGCGGCCGGAGATCCTGTCGTACGAGATCGGTGCCGGCACCGGCCGGATCGTGGCGCGCGCGGGCAACCGGACCACGGTGACCACCTGGCCCCGCGACGGCGGATCCGGAGTGACCACAATGGACGGTCCGCCGCTGCTCGACGAACGGTCCGCCACCTCGTTCGACGAGGCGGGGCGGTTGGCGTTGACCTACACGCCAGGCGCACGCGACGTGACCCTTTACCGCCGTGACACCGATGGCTGGACCAGGAGGCTGAACCTGGCCACCAGGCTGCCCCGGATCGCCGCCGCGCAGACGGTCGACGGCGGCACCCTGGTACTCGCGGTCAGCACCACGGGCGGTTTCGAGCTGTTCGACGCGGAAACGGGCCGGCTGCTGGCCGCCGACCTCGGCCTGTCGCTCGGGCAGGCCGAGGTCGAGCAGATCTCCTCCCGCCGGGCCGGCGACATGCTGTCCGTGTCCCTGCGGCACAAGGGCAGCACGCGGATGGAAGGAACCATCCGCATCCCAGTCGGCGTCCCCGCTCTGAAGCGCCAACTGTGCTCCCTCCACCCCGCCGCCGACTGCCCCTGA
- a CDS encoding alpha/beta fold hydrolase has product MGELRSVESADGSVIGFEVVGAGPPMVLVHGGTADRSRWAPVLPRLAERFTVHVLDRRGRGLSTAEAGDYHIEREGEDVAAVVEAAGRDVYLVAHSYGALCALEAALVSTAIGRMTLYEPPMSTGEHRVVPPDTLDRLRVVAAGDDAEGILETFFREVIEVSTADIEAMRGTPIWLARLAAAHTIGRELDSVEAFDSSDRLSRIGIPVRLLLGTESPGYFRPAAELIARRLPRADIAPLYGQDHLAIDRDPEQLTAAVFAFAS; this is encoded by the coding sequence ATGGGTGAACTCAGGTCGGTCGAGTCGGCGGACGGCAGCGTGATCGGTTTCGAGGTCGTCGGTGCCGGGCCGCCGATGGTGCTGGTGCACGGCGGCACCGCGGACCGGAGCCGCTGGGCGCCGGTGCTTCCGCGGCTCGCGGAGCGGTTCACCGTGCACGTGCTCGACCGTCGTGGCCGCGGGCTCAGCACCGCGGAAGCGGGCGACTACCACATCGAGCGGGAGGGCGAGGACGTCGCCGCGGTGGTGGAGGCGGCGGGCCGGGACGTCTACCTGGTCGCGCATTCCTACGGCGCCCTGTGCGCGCTCGAAGCCGCTCTCGTCAGCACCGCGATCGGCCGGATGACGCTCTACGAGCCGCCGATGTCCACCGGCGAGCACCGGGTCGTTCCGCCGGACACGCTCGACCGGCTTCGGGTGGTAGCGGCGGGCGACGACGCCGAAGGCATCCTGGAGACCTTCTTCCGCGAGGTCATCGAGGTGTCCACAGCGGACATCGAAGCCATGCGCGGTACGCCGATCTGGCTGGCGCGCCTTGCCGCCGCGCACACCATCGGGCGTGAACTGGACTCGGTTGAGGCCTTCGACAGCTCGGACCGGTTGTCGCGCATCGGGATTCCGGTCCGGCTGCTCCTCGGCACCGAGAGCCCCGGCTACTTCCGGCCGGCGGCCGAGCTGATCGCCCGTCGCCTGCCGCGGGCGGACATCGCTCCGTTGTACGGGCAGGACCACCTGGCCATCGACCGCGACCCGGAACAGCTGACCGCCGCGGTGTTCGCCTTCGCGTCCTGA
- a CDS encoding RluA family pseudouridine synthase, giving the protein MRRRLKGPLPQRHGLDPARLKLPAEGPWATLRDHLVDRLPKVAPARIDEMLRDRLIFGLHGPMAPDAPFVPDSFIWFHRDLPDEVAVPFELGIVHQDERLVVVDKPHFLATIPRGQHILETALVRLRRQLDLPQLSPAHRLDRVTAGLVMFVVSPEHRGAYQTMFRDRMVHKEYEAVARFDPGLELPCTVRSRIVKERGIITAQEVPGPPNSETRIELIEHRAGLGRYRLLPATGRTHQLRLHLSGLGLPILGDDFYPVLTETPLDDFSRPLQLLAKVLEFTDPVTGAPRRFESRRTLAAWDSYDQWTG; this is encoded by the coding sequence ATGAGACGCAGGCTCAAGGGACCGCTGCCGCAGCGGCACGGCCTCGACCCGGCCAGGCTGAAGCTGCCGGCCGAGGGACCGTGGGCGACCCTGCGCGACCACCTCGTCGACCGCTTGCCCAAGGTGGCGCCGGCGAGGATCGACGAGATGCTGCGCGACCGGCTGATCTTCGGCCTGCACGGGCCGATGGCACCGGACGCGCCGTTCGTGCCGGACTCGTTCATCTGGTTCCACCGCGACCTGCCCGACGAGGTCGCGGTCCCCTTCGAGCTCGGCATCGTGCACCAGGACGAGCGCCTCGTGGTGGTGGACAAGCCGCACTTCCTGGCCACGATCCCGCGCGGGCAGCACATCCTGGAGACCGCGCTGGTCCGCCTGCGCCGGCAGCTCGACCTCCCGCAGCTGAGCCCGGCGCACCGGCTGGACCGGGTGACCGCGGGGCTGGTGATGTTCGTCGTCTCCCCGGAGCACCGCGGCGCGTACCAGACAATGTTCCGGGATCGCATGGTGCACAAGGAATACGAGGCCGTCGCACGGTTCGACCCCGGACTGGAGCTGCCGTGCACAGTGCGCAGCCGGATCGTCAAGGAGCGCGGGATCATCACCGCACAGGAGGTGCCCGGCCCGCCGAACAGCGAAACCAGGATCGAGCTGATCGAGCACCGGGCCGGCCTCGGCCGGTACCGGCTGCTGCCGGCCACCGGCCGCACCCACCAGCTCAGGCTGCACCTGAGCGGGCTCGGCCTGCCGATTCTCGGCGACGACTTCTACCCGGTGCTGACCGAAACCCCGCTGGACGACTTCAGCCGCCCGCTGCAGCTGCTGGCCAAGGTGCTCGAGTTCACCGACCCGGTCACCGGCGCGCCACGCCGGTTCGAAAGCCGCCGCACCCTGGCCGCGTGGGATTCGTACGATCAGTGGACGGGCTGA
- a CDS encoding TIGR03557 family F420-dependent LLM class oxidoreductase: MRIGYTLMTEQAGPRDLVGFAADGERAGFDFEVASDHFSPWLEEQGHAPYVWSVLGAVAQVTERVELMTYVTCPIMRYHPAVVAQKAATMQLLSAGRFTVGLGAGENLNEHVVGRGWPPANVRHEMLAEAVQIIAGLFDGGSFNYAGDHFRVDSAKLWDLPETRTPLAVAVSGPQSVSRFAPFADVMVAVEPKAELCREWEAHRSARSDGPARKIAQLPVSWDRDPDAAVRRAHEQFRWFGNGWKVNAELPGPAGFAGATQFVTEQDVAGGIPCGPDVEPIVARVKEFADAGFTDVALVQIGGEHQQDFFGFAKSTLLPALREIH; the protein is encoded by the coding sequence GTGCGCATCGGATACACGCTGATGACCGAGCAGGCCGGGCCGCGGGACCTGGTCGGCTTCGCGGCGGACGGCGAACGGGCCGGTTTCGACTTCGAGGTGGCCAGCGACCACTTCTCACCCTGGCTCGAGGAACAGGGCCACGCGCCCTACGTCTGGAGCGTGCTCGGCGCGGTGGCGCAGGTGACCGAGCGGGTCGAGCTGATGACCTACGTGACCTGCCCGATCATGCGGTATCACCCGGCCGTGGTGGCGCAGAAGGCGGCGACCATGCAGCTGCTGTCCGCGGGCCGGTTCACGGTCGGTCTCGGCGCGGGGGAGAACCTCAACGAACATGTCGTCGGCCGTGGCTGGCCACCGGCGAACGTGCGGCACGAGATGCTCGCGGAGGCGGTGCAGATCATCGCCGGCCTGTTCGACGGCGGATCCTTCAACTACGCGGGTGACCACTTCCGAGTGGACTCGGCCAAGCTTTGGGACCTGCCCGAGACCAGGACCCCGCTCGCGGTGGCGGTTTCCGGCCCGCAGTCGGTGTCGCGGTTCGCGCCGTTCGCGGACGTCATGGTCGCGGTGGAGCCCAAGGCCGAGCTTTGCCGCGAGTGGGAGGCGCACCGGAGCGCCCGCTCGGACGGGCCGGCCCGCAAGATCGCACAGCTGCCGGTGAGCTGGGACCGGGACCCCGACGCCGCGGTCCGCCGGGCGCACGAGCAGTTCCGCTGGTTCGGCAACGGCTGGAAGGTCAACGCCGAGCTGCCGGGGCCCGCCGGTTTCGCCGGTGCGACCCAGTTCGTCACCGAGCAGGACGTGGCCGGCGGCATTCCCTGCGGCCCCGACGTGGAGCCGATCGTGGCCAGGGTCAAGGAGTTCGCCGACGCCGGGTTCACCGATGTCGCGCTGGTGCAGATCGGCGGGGAGCACCAGCAGGACTTCTTCGGCTTCGCGAAGAGCACGCTGCTGCCGGCCCTGCGCGAAATCCACTGA
- a CDS encoding chitinase has product MPGTRTRIAALVTAAALTALAAVTPASAARVTATPESAPYIDITAPKPSLVDVANATGQKVFTLAFVLADSTGCNPAWGGTIPLDDQRILDDVRALKAAGGKVIVATGGAAGPYLESTCDTADALAGAYRKILDTVGADQLDIDVESNIPQDMVNTALATVQKERGTAVSYTMRVLGDDYGMDPYSLEVLRSAAAHGVDVLVNPMTMEFGSSRPNWGDAVIAAANASLGQLREIWPDLSDADLKRRLGVTPMIGRNYNGKIFQQSDATKLVDWANANHIGLLAFWSAGRDNGSCPGGAVSPTCSSIEQSEYEFTKIFAGFHG; this is encoded by the coding sequence ATGCCAGGAACGCGGACCAGAATCGCCGCACTCGTCACCGCGGCGGCACTCACCGCCCTCGCCGCGGTGACCCCGGCGAGCGCTGCCAGGGTGACGGCCACCCCGGAATCCGCGCCGTACATCGACATCACTGCGCCGAAACCGTCCCTTGTGGACGTTGCGAACGCGACAGGGCAGAAGGTGTTCACCCTGGCCTTCGTGCTCGCGGACAGCACCGGCTGCAACCCGGCATGGGGCGGCACCATCCCGCTGGACGACCAGCGGATCCTGGACGACGTCCGCGCGCTGAAGGCGGCCGGCGGCAAGGTCATCGTGGCCACCGGCGGCGCGGCCGGTCCCTATCTGGAGTCCACCTGCGACACCGCGGACGCGCTCGCCGGCGCGTACCGGAAGATCCTGGACACCGTCGGCGCCGACCAGCTGGACATCGACGTCGAGTCGAACATCCCGCAGGACATGGTGAACACCGCGCTCGCCACCGTGCAGAAGGAACGCGGCACCGCGGTCAGCTACACCATGCGCGTGCTCGGCGACGACTACGGGATGGACCCCTACTCGCTCGAGGTGCTGCGCAGCGCCGCCGCGCACGGGGTCGACGTGCTGGTCAACCCGATGACCATGGAGTTCGGCAGCAGCAGGCCGAACTGGGGCGACGCGGTGATCGCCGCCGCGAACGCCAGCCTCGGCCAGCTGCGCGAGATCTGGCCGGACCTCTCCGATGCCGACCTCAAGCGACGGCTCGGTGTGACCCCGATGATCGGGCGCAACTACAACGGCAAGATCTTCCAGCAGTCCGACGCCACGAAACTGGTGGACTGGGCCAACGCCAACCACATCGGCCTGCTCGCCTTCTGGTCCGCCGGCCGCGACAACGGCTCCTGCCCCGGCGGGGCGGTCTCGCCCACCTGCAGCAGCATCGAGCAGTCCGAGTACGAGTTCACCAAGATCTTCGCCGGGTTCCACGGCTGA
- a CDS encoding M28 family metallopeptidase, whose translation MKLRRALPIAAAVAMVAVPVGAATAASPGTLAAPDIPVANVQAHLGQLQTIATNNGGNRAHGRPGHKASVDYIKAKLDAAGYTTRIQQFSYNGATGYNLIADWPGGDANNVIMAGGHLDSVNAGPGINDNGTGSAGLLEVALTVAKDQVQTSKHLRFGWWGAEELGLIGSTYYVNSLTSAEKSVLKGYLNFDMTGSPNPGYFVYSSSGQPSGSQALENLLKQGFSAAGVQTEPTNVGGRSDHAAFARAGVPTGGTFSGAETTKTQAQATKWGGTAGRAFDPCYHRSCDNSGNINTTSLDRHTDAMAYTIYSLIGA comes from the coding sequence ATGAAGTTGCGCCGCGCCCTGCCCATCGCCGCCGCCGTGGCGATGGTCGCCGTACCGGTCGGCGCCGCCACCGCGGCGTCACCGGGAACCCTTGCCGCACCGGACATCCCGGTGGCCAACGTACAGGCGCACCTCGGCCAGCTGCAGACCATCGCGACGAACAACGGCGGCAACCGCGCACACGGCAGGCCGGGCCACAAGGCCTCCGTGGACTACATCAAGGCCAAACTGGACGCGGCCGGCTACACCACCCGCATCCAGCAGTTCAGCTACAACGGCGCCACCGGCTACAACCTGATCGCGGACTGGCCCGGCGGCGACGCGAACAACGTGATCATGGCGGGCGGTCACCTGGACAGCGTCAACGCGGGACCGGGGATCAACGACAACGGCACCGGATCCGCCGGGCTGCTGGAGGTCGCGCTGACCGTGGCCAAGGACCAGGTGCAGACCTCCAAGCACCTGCGCTTCGGCTGGTGGGGCGCGGAGGAGCTGGGGCTCATCGGCTCCACCTACTACGTGAACAGCCTGACCAGCGCCGAAAAGAGCGTGCTCAAGGGCTACCTCAACTTCGACATGACCGGCTCGCCCAACCCGGGGTACTTCGTCTATTCCAGCTCGGGTCAGCCCTCGGGCTCGCAAGCGCTGGAAAACCTGCTGAAGCAGGGTTTCAGCGCGGCCGGAGTGCAGACCGAGCCGACCAACGTCGGCGGTCGCTCGGACCACGCCGCGTTCGCTCGCGCCGGAGTCCCCACCGGCGGCACGTTCAGCGGGGCTGAGACCACCAAGACGCAGGCTCAGGCCACCAAGTGGGGCGGCACCGCCGGGCGCGCCTTCGACCCCTGCTACCACCGGTCCTGCGACAACAGCGGCAACATCAACACGACGTCCCTCGACCGCCACACCGACGCGATGGCCTACACCATCTACTCCCTCATCGGCGCCTAA
- a CDS encoding SHOCT domain-containing protein, which translates to MRWDDNRPGWGGWDGGWGYSGGPSWVGWIFIVVTMLLFWAALITVITVAVKRSRRAQQAGPQVQAGPSPAAGPASPEAVLANRFALGEIDEEEYVKRRETLRSS; encoded by the coding sequence ATGCGCTGGGACGACAATCGCCCAGGTTGGGGCGGCTGGGACGGTGGTTGGGGCTACTCCGGTGGCCCCAGCTGGGTGGGCTGGATCTTCATCGTCGTGACGATGCTGCTCTTCTGGGCCGCGTTGATCACCGTGATCACCGTCGCGGTGAAGCGTTCGCGCCGGGCGCAGCAGGCCGGGCCCCAGGTTCAGGCCGGCCCGAGCCCGGCCGCAGGCCCCGCCTCGCCCGAAGCGGTGCTGGCGAACAGGTTCGCGCTCGGCGAGATCGACGAAGAGGAGTACGTCAAGCGACGGGAGACGTTGCGCAGCAGCTGA